In the genome of Candidatus Reidiella endopervernicosa, one region contains:
- a CDS encoding SLC13 family permease: MEAMIAETAHPQFMWLAGAILLATYLMIFSEVCHRSNVAIIGAVVMVGCGTMFGFYSQEQAMQALDGNTLLLLAGMMMVVVVMLRSTGGFEYLAIKIAKLSGGDPRRLLIYLTLAVSVISMILDNVTTVLIFAPLTVLITRILTINPMPYLMAEAMLSNIGGAATLVGDPPNLMIGSAGNIPFVEFFIHMAPMVAVIWIATTLLLLILFRKQLSSENPMTLLDLDETRAITDPAGLKRGLFALAVVIVLFFVHHRIHLYPSYVAFVGVSIAMLLNRPAPEPLFGKVEWSVLIFFAGLFILVGGVEASGLLDLIGHQLAAAAQDPEQLLIACLLLMWVSALISAMVDNIPFTVAMIPIITGLESSGVNITPLWWALAIGVGLGGNGSHIGATANIICISESERCGIPEARITPIAWLKIGIPAMLSGLMISSAAHLLFFSYFA; this comes from the coding sequence ATGGAAGCGATGATTGCCGAGACGGCACATCCACAGTTCATGTGGTTGGCAGGAGCCATTCTGCTCGCCACCTATCTGATGATCTTCAGTGAGGTCTGCCACCGTAGCAACGTCGCCATTATCGGCGCAGTCGTGATGGTCGGTTGTGGCACCATGTTCGGCTTCTACAGTCAGGAGCAGGCGATGCAGGCGCTCGACGGTAACACCCTGTTACTGCTCGCTGGCATGATGATGGTGGTGGTGGTGATGCTGCGCTCTACCGGTGGATTTGAGTATCTCGCCATCAAGATCGCCAAACTCTCTGGTGGAGATCCCCGACGCCTGTTGATCTACCTCACCCTGGCGGTGAGTGTGATCTCGATGATTCTCGACAACGTCACCACGGTACTGATCTTCGCCCCGCTGACGGTCCTGATCACCCGCATACTCACTATCAATCCAATGCCCTACCTGATGGCCGAGGCGATGCTCTCCAACATCGGAGGCGCTGCAACACTGGTCGGCGATCCACCCAACCTGATGATTGGTAGTGCAGGCAACATCCCCTTTGTCGAGTTCTTTATCCACATGGCACCGATGGTGGCGGTAATCTGGATTGCAACCACACTGCTGCTGCTCATCCTGTTTCGTAAACAGCTCAGCAGCGAAAACCCTATGACGCTGCTCGATCTTGACGAGACACGCGCCATCACCGATCCGGCAGGACTCAAACGCGGCCTGTTTGCACTGGCTGTCGTCATCGTTCTCTTTTTTGTCCACCACCGCATCCACCTCTACCCCAGCTACGTCGCCTTTGTCGGTGTGTCGATTGCGATGTTGCTCAATCGCCCTGCACCCGAGCCACTATTCGGCAAGGTCGAATGGTCGGTGCTGATCTTCTTTGCCGGGCTATTCATTCTGGTCGGTGGGGTTGAGGCCTCGGGGCTACTTGATCTGATCGGCCATCAACTCGCCGCAGCCGCACAAGACCCTGAGCAACTGCTAATAGCCTGCCTGCTGCTAATGTGGGTCTCGGCACTGATCTCAGCCATGGTCGACAACATCCCCTTCACGGTGGCGATGATCCCGATCATCACCGGCCTGGAGTCGAGTGGCGTCAACATCACCCCGCTCTGGTGGGCATTGGCAATCGGCGTCGGTCTGGGTGGCAACGGTTCTCACATTGGCGCTACAGCCAATATCATCTGTATCAGCGAATCGGAACGGTGTGGCATTCCCGAGGCACGTATAACGCCGATCGCATGGTTGAAGATCGGTATACCGGCAATGCTCAGTGGACTGATGATCTCCTCCGCCGCCCACCTGCTTTTCTTCAGCTACTTCGCATAA
- a CDS encoding DUF6798 domain-containing protein, whose product MAVSDRLPNRALYLIGALLIIPAIMSGINSTKGKFKRYANNGTEQLIQTAIALAGQDNLILLPVRDQRLYAFRLDTGIPILVNWKSHPYKDTEVIEWHKRVGLADDFYYSDTATERRDALTQLIAEYGVTHVITTQKMDDQMASLFAQKPVYQDERYRLYEARIGIAKPILRKPDQQIGEMTIGTGRYGG is encoded by the coding sequence ATGGCGGTCAGCGATCGACTCCCGAACAGAGCGCTATATCTGATAGGTGCACTACTCATCATCCCCGCAATCATGTCAGGGATTAATAGCACTAAGGGAAAATTTAAACGTTACGCCAATAACGGAACGGAGCAACTCATTCAGACCGCAATCGCTCTGGCGGGTCAGGACAATCTGATTCTACTTCCGGTACGTGATCAGAGGCTCTATGCTTTCAGACTCGATACAGGCATACCGATTCTGGTGAACTGGAAATCACACCCCTACAAAGACACGGAGGTCATAGAGTGGCATAAACGTGTCGGTCTAGCAGATGATTTTTATTATTCAGATACAGCTACAGAGAGGAGAGATGCACTCACTCAGCTCATTGCAGAGTATGGGGTGACACACGTAATAACGACTCAGAAAATGGACGACCAGATGGCATCGCTATTCGCGCAAAAACCGGTCTACCAGGATGAACGTTATCGCCTCTATGAGGCCAGGATTGGAATAGCCAAGCCCATACTCCGTAAACCAGACCAACAGATCGGTGAGATGACTATTGGTACTGGTCGCTACGGAGGTTAA
- the ppk2 gene encoding polyphosphate kinase 2, with amino-acid sequence MSTDNVQRLETGAAEGDEGKKSAPATKRTKGKTKNKPLTKTDIFKHGNYPYDEKMGRREYEKLKAELQIELLKMQSWVKDTGQRIVILFEGRDAAGKGGTIKRIMEHLNPRGAHVIALEKPNEQEKGQWYFQRYIKHLPTEGEIVLFDRSWYNRAGVEKVMNFCSQKEYLEFMRQAAELERMLVRSDITFFKLWFSVSREEQFRRFQQRRNDPLKQWKLSPIDLASLDKWDEYTEAKEAMFFYTDTADAPWTVIKSDCKKRARINALRHILNRLDYPNKDPKVVSDPDHLIVGSAREITEADE; translated from the coding sequence ATGTCGACTGACAATGTTCAAAGATTGGAGACTGGAGCGGCTGAGGGTGATGAGGGCAAAAAGAGTGCTCCGGCCACAAAGCGTACCAAGGGTAAGACGAAGAACAAACCGCTGACCAAGACCGATATCTTCAAGCATGGTAACTACCCCTACGATGAGAAGATGGGGCGACGTGAGTATGAGAAGCTCAAGGCGGAGCTGCAGATCGAACTGCTGAAGATGCAGAGCTGGGTCAAGGACACCGGGCAGCGAATCGTGATCCTCTTTGAAGGGCGTGATGCGGCCGGTAAGGGCGGCACCATCAAACGCATTATGGAGCACCTCAATCCACGTGGCGCCCACGTTATCGCGCTGGAGAAACCGAACGAGCAAGAGAAGGGGCAGTGGTACTTCCAGAGATATATCAAACACCTCCCCACTGAGGGTGAGATCGTGCTCTTCGACCGCTCCTGGTACAACCGTGCCGGTGTTGAGAAGGTGATGAACTTCTGTAGCCAGAAAGAGTATCTTGAGTTTATGCGTCAGGCAGCCGAATTAGAACGGATGCTGGTACGCAGTGATATTACCTTCTTCAAGCTCTGGTTCTCGGTCAGCCGTGAAGAGCAGTTCCGCCGCTTCCAGCAGCGTCGCAACGATCCCCTCAAGCAGTGGAAGTTGAGCCCGATTGATCTCGCCTCGCTTGATAAATGGGATGAGTACACCGAGGCGAAGGAGGCGATGTTCTTCTATACCGATACCGCTGATGCCCCCTGGACGGTGATCAAGTCCGATTGCAAGAAACGGGCGCGAATCAATGCGCTGCGCCACATCCTCAATCGACTCGACTATCCAAACAAAGACCCCAAGGTTGTCTCTGATCCCGATCACCTGATCGTTGGCAGCGCCAGAGAGATTACAGAGGCGGATGAATAG